In a single window of the Deltaproteobacteria bacterium genome:
- a CDS encoding glycosyltransferase family 2 protein, producing MTLEIFIICHNRPEQAKEAIQSVLNQNSSDYQLIISDNSSDDTVGEMARTHFPSVAYRRRSSALPALAHFNACISEAAADYFCLFHDDDTMREGFVSNVAEAIALHPTAVAFGTNACVVNIPANTKELSFLCLGRFEQISSPEDLFRRYYGRYHTGIAPFPGYVYRTVKIEGKRIPEDGGKYADVSWLLTIAASGRIVWITKPLMDYYLHGGNDGLQESLRDRRRLLGFLEQNKTLCGSAGLADYRYFIHKQLVASLSAVRYAKRLKIIKREMNKHRLCRLFRGKDYFFMIKRAIITNLMKQKECG from the coding sequence TTGACTCTTGAGATATTCATTATTTGCCATAACCGCCCCGAACAGGCCAAAGAAGCAATTCAGTCGGTTTTAAACCAGAATTCTTCCGACTATCAGCTCATTATTTCAGACAACTCCTCCGATGACACCGTTGGGGAAATGGCGCGGACCCACTTCCCCTCGGTTGCGTACCGGCGGCGATCCTCCGCTCTACCAGCCCTTGCCCATTTCAACGCCTGTATCAGTGAGGCTGCCGCCGATTATTTTTGCCTGTTTCACGATGATGATACCATGCGGGAGGGTTTTGTCAGCAACGTTGCCGAGGCAATTGCCCTGCACCCGACAGCAGTGGCTTTTGGCACTAATGCGTGCGTTGTAAATATCCCAGCCAATACAAAGGAGCTGTCATTTTTATGCCTCGGCCGGTTTGAACAGATTTCTTCCCCGGAAGATCTGTTTCGCCGCTATTATGGCCGCTATCATACCGGCATTGCCCCTTTCCCCGGGTATGTTTACCGGACAGTAAAAATTGAGGGGAAACGCATCCCTGAGGATGGCGGTAAATATGCTGACGTCAGTTGGCTACTGACCATCGCTGCTTCCGGAAGGATTGTCTGGATTACAAAACCTTTAATGGATTACTACCTGCATGGCGGCAATGACGGTTTGCAGGAATCCCTGCGTGACCGCCGACGTCTCCTCGGTTTCTTGGAGCAAAACAAAACATTGTGCGGTAGCGCCGGGTTGGCCGATTACCGGTATTTCATCCACAAACAACTTGTTGCCTCGTTATCTGCCGTCCGATATGCGAAGCGCCTGAAAATCATAAAAAGGGAAATGAATAAACACCGCCTCTGCCGTTTATTCCGCGGTAAGGACTACTTTTTTATGATCAAGCGCGCTATCATTACAAACCTCATGAAACAAAAGGAGTGTGGGTGA
- the rfbH gene encoding lipopolysaccharide biosynthesis protein RfbH translates to MTEAELREQIAALVAEFHQVRSANQTYTPGKTPVRYAGRVFDEKEIQAAVEASLDFWLTEGRFTEEFQAELAARVGVEYAILTNSGSSANLLAITALTSHLLGERRLKPGDEIITVAAGFPTTVNPIILNGLIPVFVDVDIPTYNASTDQITEAISPKTRAIFIAHTLGNPFNLAEVLKIVKKHDLFLVEDCCDALGSTYEIPGKAPDSPAGWVGSFGHIATCSFYPAHHITLGEGGAVLTSDAILARAVQSLKDWGKDCYCGPGENNACGRRFSGKYGDLPYGYDHKYVYTHIGYNLKATDIQAAIGVEQLKKLNRFCSARRENFKHWTAGFHNYEDRFILPQATEGSDPAWFAFPVTVHAAAGFARTDLTNYLSKHLVETRNLFSGNILRQPAYVDIPHRKIGKLPNTDRIMNDTFFLGTYPGLGKEQIAFTMHVIDEFLKTK, encoded by the coding sequence ATGACTGAAGCAGAATTACGAGAACAGATTGCCGCGCTGGTTGCCGAGTTTCACCAGGTGAGAAGTGCAAATCAGACCTATACCCCCGGGAAAACTCCCGTCAGATATGCAGGACGAGTCTTCGATGAAAAGGAGATCCAGGCGGCGGTTGAGGCATCTCTGGACTTCTGGCTTACCGAGGGTCGCTTCACCGAGGAATTCCAGGCAGAACTTGCCGCCAGGGTCGGTGTCGAATATGCCATTCTGACCAACTCCGGCTCCTCGGCGAATCTTCTGGCCATCACCGCCCTGACCTCGCACCTTTTGGGAGAGCGCCGTCTCAAGCCGGGTGACGAGATCATTACGGTCGCCGCCGGTTTCCCTACGACAGTGAACCCGATTATTCTAAATGGGCTCATTCCCGTCTTCGTTGATGTGGATATTCCCACCTACAATGCCAGTACCGATCAGATCACTGAGGCAATCAGCCCGAAGACGCGCGCCATCTTCATAGCTCACACACTGGGCAACCCTTTCAATTTGGCGGAGGTCCTGAAAATCGTCAAAAAGCATGACCTCTTTCTCGTCGAAGACTGCTGTGACGCACTCGGCTCAACGTATGAAATCCCGGGGAAGGCGCCTGATTCACCGGCTGGCTGGGTCGGTTCCTTTGGCCACATTGCCACCTGCAGCTTTTACCCGGCTCATCATATCACTTTGGGTGAGGGCGGCGCCGTCTTGACCTCGGATGCTATACTGGCCCGAGCCGTCCAATCACTCAAGGATTGGGGCAAAGACTGTTACTGTGGCCCCGGAGAAAACAACGCCTGCGGCCGTCGCTTCTCAGGGAAATATGGCGATCTCCCGTATGGTTACGACCACAAATACGTCTATACCCATATCGGCTACAATCTTAAGGCGACGGACATTCAGGCTGCCATTGGTGTGGAGCAGTTGAAGAAACTGAATCGTTTCTGCTCCGCCCGGCGCGAGAATTTCAAGCACTGGACGGCTGGATTCCATAATTACGAAGACCGCTTCATCCTGCCCCAGGCCACGGAAGGAAGCGACCCCGCCTGGTTCGCCTTTCCGGTAACCGTCCACGCAGCAGCAGGTTTTGCCAGGACAGATTTGACCAATTATCTGAGCAAACATCTTGTCGAAACCAGGAACCTGTTTTCAGGAAATATTCTCCGCCAGCCAGCCTATGTGGACATCCCGCATCGCAAGATAGGGAAGTTGCCCAATACAGACCGCATCATGAATGACACCTTCTTTCTGGGGACATACCCCGGCCTCGGCAAAGAACAAATCGCTTTCACGATGCATGTCATAGACGAATTCCTAAAAACAAAATAA
- a CDS encoding thiamine pyrophosphate-binding protein — protein sequence MKVSDYIIHYLHEQKVSHIFEVIGGMTTHLTDSACKHERMNLISCHHEQAAAFAADSMARVTGIPGIAMATSGPGATNLLTGIAACYFDSSPAIFITGQVNLNEQKQDRPIRQLGFQETDIVSMAQSVVKAAWRISSAEEVPMVLKQAFFTALSGRPGPVIIDIPMDIQRADLNNDDFTSQPLLLGSVDETLVEELLYDLSQARQPLILAGGGVNSAQVRDLFRIFVEAVNIPVVNSLLAVDVLPCNHPLRVGMIGTYGNRWANLAIGESDLLLVLGSRLDIRQTGDDTNAFKGRRKIYHVDCEKGEMNNRVTGCKEILAHLRPFLISAMKKMPKQQSKDYSRWVLKINQLKKKWADTAELNNCKGINPNKFMHQLSDKSNLSSAFIVDVGQNQMWAAQSLDLNADQRFLTSGGMAPIGYALPAAIGACIAYDKRPVIMISGDGGFQLNIQELQTIASNNLPVKMVILDNKCYGMVRQFQESYFECRYQSTFWGYAAPDFTKIAKAYGIQSLTVQNDAEIEFALKKMWGDPRAPFLINVLLDMNTNVYPKIAFGFPMTEMEPFAKPVSFEKK from the coding sequence ATGAAGGTATCCGATTATATTATTCACTATTTGCATGAACAAAAAGTCAGCCATATATTTGAGGTCATTGGCGGGATGACTACCCACCTCACTGATTCGGCCTGTAAACATGAAAGAATGAACCTGATAAGCTGTCATCACGAACAAGCGGCTGCATTTGCCGCTGACAGCATGGCACGGGTTACGGGCATTCCCGGCATAGCTATGGCGACGAGCGGACCGGGGGCAACAAATTTGCTAACCGGGATTGCCGCCTGTTACTTCGATTCTTCACCAGCTATCTTTATTACCGGACAGGTGAATTTAAACGAACAAAAGCAAGACCGCCCTATCAGACAACTGGGGTTTCAAGAGACGGATATAGTATCAATGGCGCAATCAGTTGTTAAGGCTGCCTGGCGAATTAGTTCAGCCGAAGAAGTGCCGATGGTATTAAAGCAAGCCTTTTTTACAGCACTTTCAGGAAGACCCGGGCCGGTTATCATTGATATACCAATGGATATCCAGCGAGCAGATCTCAATAATGATGATTTTACTAGTCAGCCCCTGTTGCTTGGGAGTGTAGACGAAACATTGGTGGAAGAGCTTCTTTACGATCTCAGTCAAGCCAGGCAGCCGCTGATATTAGCAGGAGGTGGCGTAAATTCGGCACAGGTACGAGATTTGTTTAGAATATTTGTTGAGGCAGTAAACATACCTGTGGTGAATTCGCTGCTGGCAGTAGATGTATTGCCCTGTAATCATCCGCTACGGGTAGGAATGATTGGGACGTACGGTAATCGCTGGGCTAATCTTGCCATTGGAGAATCCGACCTATTATTGGTGTTGGGCAGCCGTCTTGATATCAGGCAAACAGGTGATGATACCAATGCCTTTAAAGGGCGCCGCAAAATTTATCATGTGGATTGCGAAAAAGGCGAGATGAACAACAGAGTAACGGGCTGCAAAGAAATATTGGCCCATTTACGACCTTTTTTGATATCGGCAATGAAAAAAATGCCCAAACAACAATCAAAGGATTACTCACGGTGGGTATTAAAAATAAATCAGTTGAAAAAAAAATGGGCAGATACGGCTGAGTTAAACAATTGTAAAGGCATTAATCCAAACAAGTTTATGCATCAACTATCTGATAAATCTAATTTATCTTCCGCATTTATTGTTGATGTCGGTCAAAATCAGATGTGGGCAGCACAATCATTGGACTTAAATGCTGACCAACGCTTTTTAACCTCTGGAGGGATGGCTCCCATTGGTTACGCGTTACCGGCAGCAATTGGAGCATGTATTGCCTATGACAAAAGGCCGGTCATTATGATATCAGGCGATGGTGGTTTTCAGCTCAATATTCAGGAGCTGCAAACTATCGCCAGCAACAATTTACCCGTTAAAATGGTTATATTGGATAACAAGTGTTACGGCATGGTCCGTCAATTTCAAGAAAGTTATTTTGAATGCCGGTATCAATCCACGTTCTGGGGATATGCGGCACCTGACTTTACCAAAATTGCCAAGGCCTATGGGATTCAATCACTCACTGTACAGAATGACGCAGAAATCGAATTTGCCTTGAAAAAAATGTGGGGTGATCCCCGAGCACCTTTCCTCATTAATGTGTTATTGGACATGAATACAAATGTTTATCCAAAAATCGCCTTTGGTTTTCCAATGACTGAAATGGAACCTTTTGCAAAACCGGTAAGCTTTGAAAAAAAATAA
- a CDS encoding NAD-dependent epimerase/dehydratase family protein: MKKNKLSNPLELDLDHILHHTKELWEELRGKQIFITGGTGFIGCWLLESFAWANAHLDLNASALVLTRDFNAFQKKAPHLATNQAITFRIGNVRNFTFPEGEFSHVIHAATSASAQLSNEDPLLMFDTIIEGTRRTLDFAVHCNAQKLLLTSSGAVYGKQPSDMTHVSEDYCGAPDPTNPNSAYGEGKRAAELLCSLYSKKYGIETKIARCFAFVGAYLPLDIHYAIGNFIRDGLNGGPIQVNGDGTPYRSYLYAADLAIWLWTILFTGKTCRAYNVGSEEDMTIAEVANTVAQCFEKPVAVKIDKIPDSHKPAERYVPLTKRVQDECGIHLVTDIREGIRRTLINPMDLKRGSTLMNRNILKAMPEETLRCFFNNRSVLITGSNGFVASYLVPRLMKFGAFVHGIDVKESQKLTDCDYRCANLMNFDSIASYINECRPSIVFHLASQSSVGLSWKEEYETIDTNVKSTYNLFKVLELLSTPIRLLLISSGEVYGDIGGRKAVESDKLSPMNPYAVSKAMMEMVAHRFRTTNIQYVIARPFNHTGPGRPATFFDADMAKQFAVARNERRNVVDLKVGNIENIRDFSDVRDIVEEYILLACQGESGEVYNVCSGIETRLKDIILILEKISGIKACITIDENRFRKNDLAYLVGSTNLEFEGRPLEQTMRDLFMSFLT; encoded by the coding sequence TTGAAAAAAAATAAATTATCAAACCCCTTAGAGTTAGATTTAGATCATATTCTTCACCATACGAAAGAATTATGGGAGGAATTGCGGGGAAAGCAAATTTTCATTACTGGCGGCACAGGCTTTATTGGCTGTTGGCTTTTGGAGAGTTTTGCCTGGGCGAATGCTCATCTTGATCTTAATGCCTCCGCTCTGGTTCTTACCAGGGATTTCAATGCGTTCCAAAAGAAAGCGCCGCACCTTGCAACAAACCAGGCCATCACTTTTCGTATTGGCAATGTAAGGAATTTCACGTTCCCCGAAGGCGAATTTTCTCACGTCATTCATGCCGCCACATCAGCCAGTGCTCAACTCAGTAATGAAGACCCGCTGCTGATGTTTGATACCATTATCGAGGGAACAAGGCGTACCCTTGATTTTGCTGTACACTGCAATGCCCAAAAGTTACTCCTGACCAGTTCCGGGGCCGTTTATGGTAAACAACCATCGGATATGACCCATGTTTCAGAAGATTATTGCGGCGCACCCGATCCTACCAATCCAAATTCTGCCTATGGTGAGGGTAAGCGGGCAGCAGAACTCCTCTGTTCGCTCTATTCAAAAAAGTACGGCATCGAAACGAAGATTGCCCGCTGTTTTGCCTTTGTCGGCGCTTATCTGCCTTTGGATATCCATTACGCCATCGGAAACTTCATCCGGGATGGATTAAATGGCGGCCCCATCCAGGTCAACGGCGATGGGACGCCTTATCGCTCCTATCTTTATGCCGCTGATTTAGCCATTTGGCTTTGGACTATTTTATTTACTGGTAAGACATGCCGGGCGTATAATGTTGGATCGGAAGAAGATATGACCATCGCAGAGGTAGCAAATACGGTGGCACAGTGCTTTGAGAAACCGGTAGCGGTAAAAATTGACAAGATACCCGACTCACATAAACCAGCAGAACGATATGTGCCATTGACAAAACGGGTACAGGACGAGTGTGGTATCCACCTAGTCACGGATATTCGAGAGGGTATCAGAAGAACATTAATAAATCCAATGGACTTAAAAAGGGGAAGTACCTTAATGAATCGCAACATTCTCAAAGCTATGCCAGAGGAAACACTACGTTGTTTTTTTAATAACCGCTCCGTTCTCATAACTGGTTCGAATGGATTTGTAGCCAGTTATCTGGTCCCCCGTTTAATGAAGTTCGGTGCATTTGTGCATGGGATAGATGTTAAAGAATCTCAAAAATTGACAGATTGTGATTACCGATGTGCCAACCTGATGAACTTTGACTCGATTGCTAGTTATATTAATGAGTGTAGACCCTCTATCGTTTTTCATCTAGCGTCTCAATCATCGGTAGGGCTTTCTTGGAAAGAAGAATACGAAACTATTGATACCAATGTAAAATCTACCTATAATCTTTTTAAAGTACTGGAGCTGCTTTCCACACCCATAAGGCTTCTCTTAATATCCAGCGGCGAAGTGTATGGCGATATCGGAGGCAGAAAAGCTGTTGAAAGCGATAAGCTCAGCCCAATGAATCCATATGCCGTATCCAAAGCAATGATGGAGATGGTTGCCCATAGATTTCGCACTACAAACATACAATACGTAATAGCCCGCCCCTTTAATCATACCGGGCCGGGGCGGCCTGCTACTTTTTTTGACGCCGATATGGCTAAGCAATTTGCGGTAGCAAGAAATGAACGCCGGAACGTAGTTGATCTTAAGGTTGGGAATATTGAAAACATTCGCGACTTTTCTGACGTCAGGGATATAGTGGAAGAATACATTTTGCTTGCCTGCCAAGGAGAATCAGGAGAGGTTTATAATGTTTGTAGCGGCATAGAAACCAGACTTAAAGATATTATTCTTATTCTGGAGAAGATATCGGGAATTAAAGCGTGCATTACGATAGATGAGAATAGATTTAGAAAGAATGACTTGGCGTATTTAGTTGGATCAACGAATCTCGAATTTGAAGGAAGGCCTTTAGAACAGACTATGCGTGATCTATTTATGAGCTTTTTGACATGA
- a CDS encoding Trm112 family protein produces MPIDKELLAILACPRCKGKIYISETGDGIICDHCRLLYPISDDIPVMLIEEARRL; encoded by the coding sequence ATGCCCATAGACAAGGAATTATTGGCTATTCTGGCCTGCCCCCGGTGCAAGGGAAAGATTTATATAAGTGAGACGGGAGACGGGATCATTTGCGACCATTGCCGCCTGCTCTATCCGATCAGCGACGATATCCCGGTTATGCTGATCGAAGAGGCAAGAAGATTGTAG
- a CDS encoding FkbM family methyltransferase yields MHPLLFSLKKRYNKEKLPDPFAYLFKWFGRTPTGVFQVGANSGQEIKGFIEQGIKAGILVEPLPSAYKELEKRASSQPGYFTVKAVCTDVAGKTCNFYVSKGGGGSSSLLKPSGHLVAHPEVDFDSAPITLVSTTVDQIAADFKTNGHADMVARIDLLYIDTQGAELRVLKGANAFLKQVRYVFTEVSNSGLYENDVSHKELTEYLDSHGFSLVFLYINKTRWGDALYVHNSIFDA; encoded by the coding sequence ATGCACCCACTTCTTTTTTCGTTGAAGAAACGATACAACAAAGAAAAATTGCCCGATCCGTTCGCATACCTCTTCAAATGGTTTGGTCGCACCCCCACAGGGGTTTTCCAAGTCGGTGCTAACTCCGGGCAAGAGATCAAAGGCTTTATCGAACAAGGAATTAAAGCGGGAATTTTGGTCGAACCATTGCCAAGCGCCTATAAAGAACTAGAAAAAAGGGCTTCTTCCCAGCCCGGATATTTCACCGTAAAGGCCGTTTGCACGGATGTAGCAGGAAAGACATGCAATTTTTATGTTTCGAAGGGAGGGGGAGGCAGTTCCAGTCTGCTTAAACCGAGCGGCCATCTTGTGGCTCACCCGGAAGTGGATTTCGATTCGGCACCCATAACCCTGGTATCGACAACTGTTGACCAGATCGCAGCCGATTTCAAAACCAATGGGCATGCGGATATGGTTGCGCGCATAGATCTACTGTACATCGACACCCAAGGGGCCGAGCTAAGGGTCCTGAAGGGGGCGAATGCGTTTCTTAAACAGGTGCGCTACGTCTTTACCGAGGTCAGCAACAGCGGATTATATGAGAATGATGTGAGCCACAAGGAACTGACGGAGTATCTCGATTCGCATGGCTTCTCGCTTGTTTTCCTTTACATAAACAAGACCCGCTGGGGAGATGCCCTGTATGTTCACAACTCGATTTTTGATGCATAA
- the rfbG gene encoding CDP-glucose 4,6-dehydratase, with the protein MFNNFFKNKSVLVTGHTGFKGSWLSLWLSEMGARVTGLALPPNTAPSHFELIHLPDLITHTEGDIRNGGIVKTVFEKANPEIVFHLAAQPLVRDSYDDPKTTFDTNIGGAVNVLEAIRSCPSVKAVVVVTSDKCYENKEWVWGYRENDPMGGHDPYSASKGAAEIVCASYFQSFFAKQALGPHIGFATARAGNVIGGGDWAKDRIIPDCIRALSNGEPIGVRNPHATRPWQHVLDPLSGYLLLAQRLLEDPERFSGSWNFGPMENGHIRVNDLVNKFIAAWGDGKTFALQSGTNAPHEAHLLRLCIDKAMNELQWMPLLGGGDAIDWTVGWYQAWHTSNKDLRSLSLRQIRSFNEIAAKKGS; encoded by the coding sequence ATGTTCAATAATTTCTTCAAAAACAAATCCGTTCTCGTCACTGGTCATACCGGCTTCAAGGGGTCCTGGCTGTCACTTTGGCTCTCTGAAATGGGTGCCAGGGTTACCGGCCTGGCCTTGCCGCCGAATACCGCACCATCCCATTTCGAGCTTATACACCTGCCAGACCTGATCACCCACACGGAAGGCGACATCAGAAATGGTGGGATAGTCAAAACGGTCTTCGAAAAAGCAAACCCGGAAATCGTCTTTCACCTTGCTGCCCAACCCCTGGTCCGGGATTCCTACGATGATCCCAAAACAACTTTCGATACCAATATCGGAGGCGCCGTCAATGTTCTGGAAGCCATCCGCAGTTGTCCTTCCGTAAAGGCAGTGGTTGTTGTTACCTCGGACAAGTGTTATGAAAATAAGGAGTGGGTCTGGGGGTATAGGGAAAATGACCCCATGGGTGGCCATGACCCCTACAGCGCCAGCAAAGGGGCGGCGGAAATCGTCTGTGCATCGTATTTTCAGTCCTTCTTCGCCAAGCAAGCCCTTGGCCCTCACATCGGCTTTGCCACCGCCCGTGCGGGCAACGTCATCGGCGGCGGCGACTGGGCGAAAGACCGCATCATCCCGGACTGCATCCGCGCCCTGTCCAATGGCGAACCAATTGGCGTTCGTAATCCGCATGCCACCCGTCCTTGGCAGCATGTCCTTGATCCCCTCTCCGGTTATCTCCTGCTGGCGCAGCGTCTTCTTGAAGACCCTGAACGTTTTTCCGGATCATGGAATTTTGGACCGATGGAAAATGGCCATATAAGGGTGAACGATCTGGTAAATAAATTCATCGCGGCTTGGGGAGATGGGAAAACATTTGCGCTCCAATCCGGGACAAACGCTCCGCATGAAGCACATCTGCTGAGGCTTTGTATTGACAAGGCAATGAATGAGTTGCAGTGGATGCCATTATTGGGCGGTGGTGATGCCATCGATTGGACGGTGGGCTGGTATCAAGCCTGGCATACGAGCAATAAGGATTTGCGAAGTTTATCTCTGCGTCAAATCAGAAGCTTCAACGAAATCGCCGCAAAGAAAGGTTCCTGA
- a CDS encoding glycosyltransferase family 10: MGIEINTADLHKSEKIAFELHVEGRPLAASSVHRYLIATENPYINTLNADPDYLKQFKQVFTWDKRFFGLPNVTPVMVPNELSWESFPSFDQRDIFACLINANKRFPRELNVDLYQERLRVIRWYEKNAPGLFSLYGRGWHKPPAGIDLAGKLARRLGRLRTQLYGHKPFPSYRGEVLEKRAVMSRSRFSYCYENVCDLSNYITEKIFDAFLSGSVPVYWGADNVTEHIPEECFIDRRNFFDMEGLHNYLISIDQKQYLRYQEAIEKFLLSQEVRKFSSEAFVSTIVTGIISLENGGH, from the coding sequence GTGGGTATCGAAATAAATACGGCAGACCTGCATAAAAGCGAAAAAATCGCCTTTGAATTACATGTCGAAGGCCGTCCACTGGCCGCAAGTTCAGTCCACCGCTACCTGATCGCCACGGAAAATCCCTACATCAACACCTTGAATGCTGATCCTGATTATCTTAAACAATTTAAACAGGTCTTCACCTGGGACAAGAGATTCTTTGGTCTGCCCAACGTCACCCCGGTTATGGTTCCCAATGAACTTTCGTGGGAGTCTTTTCCCAGCTTTGACCAGCGTGATATCTTTGCCTGTTTAATCAATGCCAACAAACGTTTCCCCAGAGAGCTGAATGTTGATTTATATCAGGAGCGCCTGCGGGTAATACGCTGGTATGAAAAAAATGCGCCGGGACTGTTTTCACTTTACGGCAGGGGATGGCATAAACCGCCGGCCGGCATTGATCTGGCCGGTAAACTGGCTCGCCGCCTGGGACGCTTGCGCACTCAACTGTACGGCCATAAACCATTCCCCAGTTATCGAGGCGAAGTGCTTGAAAAGAGAGCGGTAATGTCACGGTCTAGGTTTTCCTATTGCTACGAGAATGTTTGTGACCTCTCCAATTACATCACGGAAAAGATTTTCGATGCTTTTTTGTCGGGTTCAGTCCCCGTCTATTGGGGTGCAGATAATGTAACTGAGCATATCCCGGAGGAATGCTTTATTGACCGGCGAAATTTTTTCGATATGGAAGGGTTACACAACTACCTGATATCAATTGACCAAAAGCAATACCTGCGTTATCAGGAAGCAATTGAAAAATTCCTGCTGAGCCAGGAGGTACGGAAATTCAGTTCTGAGGCTTTTGTCAGTACCATTGTAACCGGGATAATTTCATTGGAAAACGGAGGCCATTGA
- the rfbF gene encoding glucose-1-phosphate cytidylyltransferase has translation MPVVILCGGMGTRLREETEYKPKPMVEIGGKPIIWHIMKIYAHYGFNDFILCLGYKGSILKEYFFNYDLMCNDCTVQLGQESRIAFQNNHPEQNFKITLVDTGLHTMTGGRIKRIEQYINTDTFMVTYGDGLADINLEKLTTFHHSHNKIATLTATRPPSRFGILDLGDNGKVNRFREKVGTEWINGGFFVFDRKVFDYLEQDSTLEQAPLEKMADGGQLMAYRHEGFWIGMDTYREYEMLNQMWDLEKAPWKVW, from the coding sequence ATCCCCGTCGTAATTCTGTGTGGTGGCATGGGTACGCGTCTCCGAGAAGAGACAGAGTACAAACCCAAGCCAATGGTCGAGATTGGTGGAAAGCCGATTATTTGGCATATCATGAAGATTTACGCACATTACGGTTTCAATGATTTTATTCTCTGCCTTGGCTATAAAGGAAGCATCTTAAAAGAATATTTTTTCAATTATGACCTGATGTGTAATGACTGTACTGTTCAATTAGGTCAGGAAAGCAGGATTGCCTTTCAGAATAACCATCCGGAGCAGAACTTTAAGATAACGTTGGTTGATACCGGCCTTCATACCATGACGGGAGGCCGAATAAAAAGAATAGAACAATACATAAATACGGACACATTCATGGTTACGTACGGTGATGGTCTCGCAGACATAAATCTGGAGAAATTAACAACTTTTCATCACTCACACAATAAAATAGCTACACTTACTGCAACGAGGCCACCATCGCGATTCGGTATTCTTGATTTGGGTGACAATGGGAAAGTAAACCGCTTTCGTGAAAAAGTAGGAACCGAATGGATCAATGGAGGGTTCTTTGTTTTTGATCGAAAAGTATTTGATTATCTAGAACAAGATTCTACGCTGGAACAAGCGCCCCTGGAAAAAATGGCGGATGGGGGGCAACTTATGGCGTATCGTCATGAAGGGTTTTGGATCGGAATGGACACCTATCGCGAATACGAGATGTTGAATCAGATGTGGGATTTGGAAAAGGCGCCGTGGAAAGTCTGGTAA
- the rlmN gene encoding 23S rRNA (adenine(2503)-C(2))-methyltransferase RlmN: MEKVNLHNLSLQEIENLILSLGKEKYRAQQIMKCLYHQGATSFDGMTTLAQDFRSKLAEIADIVQPEMVKVQTSRDGTQKVLFGLEDGCLIESVLIPGKKHWTACLSTQVGCRMGCKFCLTGGQGFKRNLQPAEITGQLTCLKFKTPAGPDINNIVLMGMGEPLDNYANVLKAIAIITCDPGPGFSNRKLTLSTCGFAPMIGQLGQDISINLAVSLNAADDKTRSSLMPINKKYPLAVLLSACRDYPMPGRRMLTFEYILMAGVNDSPADAEKLARLLQGIHCKLNLIAFNEFPAAKFQTPKIDDIRKFQQVLLKHHYTVILRASKGSDILAACGQLSGQAKERL, translated from the coding sequence ATGGAAAAAGTAAATCTGCACAATCTATCTCTGCAGGAGATCGAAAATCTCATCCTGAGCCTCGGCAAAGAAAAATACCGCGCCCAACAGATCATGAAATGCCTGTACCACCAGGGGGCAACCTCTTTTGACGGGATGACCACGCTCGCCCAGGATTTTCGCAGCAAGCTCGCGGAGATCGCCGATATCGTGCAGCCGGAAATGGTTAAGGTCCAGACCTCCCGGGATGGCACTCAGAAGGTCCTTTTCGGGCTGGAGGACGGCTGTCTTATCGAAAGCGTACTCATCCCAGGGAAGAAACACTGGACGGCCTGCCTGTCCACGCAGGTCGGCTGTCGCATGGGGTGCAAATTCTGCCTCACGGGCGGTCAAGGGTTCAAGCGCAATCTGCAGCCGGCGGAAATAACCGGTCAACTGACCTGCCTCAAATTTAAAACCCCGGCCGGGCCGGATATCAATAACATCGTCCTCATGGGCATGGGGGAGCCGCTGGACAATTACGCCAACGTCCTGAAGGCAATTGCGATCATCACCTGCGACCCGGGGCCGGGCTTCTCCAATCGGAAGCTGACCCTCTCCACCTGCGGCTTCGCCCCGATGATCGGGCAACTGGGCCAGGACATCTCCATCAATCTGGCCGTTTCTCTGAATGCGGCCGACGACAAAACAAGAAGCTCCTTAATGCCGATCAACAAGAAATATCCGCTCGCGGTGCTGCTCTCTGCCTGCCGCGACTACCCCATGCCCGGCCGCAGGATGCTGACCTTCGAATACATCCTGATGGCCGGCGTAAATGACTCCCCGGCGGATGCAGAAAAGCTGGCCCGTCTTCTGCAGGGCATCCACTGTAAACTAAACCTGATCGCCTTCAATGAATTCCCGGCCGCAAAATTCCAAACGCCAAAGATTGATGACATCCGCAAATTCCAGCAGGTGCTGCTCAAGCACCATTACACGGTCATCCTGCGCGCCAGCAAGGGCAGCGATATTCTGGCCGCCTGCGGCCAACTGAGCGGCCAGGCAAAAGAACGGTTATAG